Proteins co-encoded in one Ruegeria sp. HKCCD4315 genomic window:
- a CDS encoding zinc-ribbon domain-containing protein produces MRLTCPNCGAQYEVPDEVIPEEGRDVQCSNCDQTWFQPKHPEGSVTAPVEDAEAPEQEQEQEQVEAADQPTEEPETTEAVTSDVADTSASTGNVDPSVANILKEEAEREAELRAQEGSNLESQPDLGLDQPPEPKVKPKRPAASETAVDAGQKDALPDVEAINSSMRSDETEDAGPAPRKSGGFLRGFALMLIIGVVLYLIYGNAQQIGEAVPQADPLLSSYVSLVDQARIWLEAQAGAQN; encoded by the coding sequence ATGCGTCTTACATGTCCGAATTGCGGTGCGCAGTACGAAGTTCCTGACGAGGTTATCCCCGAGGAAGGTCGTGACGTGCAGTGTTCCAACTGCGATCAGACCTGGTTTCAGCCGAAGCACCCTGAAGGATCTGTAACCGCGCCAGTCGAAGACGCCGAAGCGCCGGAACAGGAACAGGAACAGGAACAGGTTGAAGCGGCGGATCAGCCGACAGAAGAGCCTGAGACCACAGAAGCGGTCACCTCTGACGTTGCGGACACTTCGGCATCTACGGGCAACGTCGATCCGTCAGTCGCCAATATCCTTAAAGAAGAAGCCGAGCGCGAGGCAGAGTTGCGTGCGCAGGAAGGCAGCAACCTGGAAAGCCAGCCCGATTTGGGATTGGATCAACCGCCAGAGCCCAAGGTCAAGCCCAAGCGACCAGCCGCCTCGGAGACCGCTGTTGACGCTGGTCAAAAAGATGCGCTTCCGGATGTCGAGGCGATCAATTCCAGTATGCGCTCGGATGAGACAGAAGACGCAGGACCCGCCCCGCGCAAATCAGGCGGATTCCTGCGCGGATTTGCGCTAATGCTGATCATCGGTGTGGTTCTGTATCTGATCTACGGCAACGCGCAGCAGATCGGTGAAGCCGTGCCTCAGGCGGACCCACTGCTCAGCTCGTATGTGTCGCTGGTAGATCAGGCACGGATCTGGCTTGAAGCTCAGGCCGGTGCTCAGAACTGA